A window from Fragaria vesca subsp. vesca linkage group LG5, FraVesHawaii_1.0, whole genome shotgun sequence encodes these proteins:
- the LOC101300924 gene encoding uncharacterized protein LOC101300924, with protein sequence MGDPFLCLLKTRCFTFSSSSSLLPSHRPFLPNKLRPRSPHRYPTPRAETTTLPHSSTSQFDLISTTECLDGSVVFRFGDESEKAAFDEANKILFEESNVEESGVEASPASSPEENAVLELTTAVLGDNSPSTESQDVSTEGESHSRDVSGVSAPRKLEFHTLERSEGYPSTISGDELIEGDAQRKYDTRGSTPMPVELHTSEGSEGYPSTKAEDELTEGKEDRPDVIGASTPTPGESHASEGSEGYPSTKSEDELTEGTGDRTDVTGASTPTPVELPTSEGTKGYPSTKSEDEVTEGKEYRRDVTGASTPMPVELHKTEGSKGYSSTKSEEELTRDKEDRTDVTGASTPRTVKVHTVEGSQRYPSTKSEDEFTEGKAHQRDVSGASTDSTEDIHTVEAIEENASIISADEFADDKTHRRDASGELVPRIVELHSVEGGKRKGIPVTKSEAQSTMVEEQRDASMASTSITVESHTVEGAKGKGIPVTKSEDQSTMGEDQRDASRASTPITVESHTVEGAQGHGSIKLEDKFAEGKLVRIDVLEGATPRTVELHRVERAEDTPSKKSEDEFTEDRAHRRNVSEASTPTVVELHIVEGTEREDISAPLLLLSTGAASLPHPSKALTGGEDVYFVASGNWLGVADGVSQWSLEGINPGVYARELMENCVRFLSNCKGIPLTKPEDILVRAAAQTKSPGSSTVLIAYFDGQAFHVANIGNSGFIIIRNGAVFKRSSPLIHGFNFPLQIVRGVDPSELMERYSIDLDEGDVIVTATDGLFDNLYEQEITSIVTKSFQKRMKLQDIAKFLATSAQEVGQSTSRRSPFADAVEAYGYVGYTGGKLDDVTVIVSHVHKKCSCYSL encoded by the exons ATGGGTGATCCTTTTCTCTGCCTCCTCAAAACTCGCTGCTTCACCTTCTCTTCTTCTTCCTCCTTGCTCCCCTCTCACCGTCCTTTTCTGCCCAACAAGCTCAGACCTCGGTCTCCGCATAGATATCCGACGCCTCGGGCTGAAACGACGACGCTTCCGCATTCATCAACATCGCAATTCGATCTCATTTCCACTACCG AGTGCTTGGACGGCAGCGTCGTCTTCCGATTCGGCGACGAGAGCGAGAAAGCTGCTTTTGATGAGGCTAATAAGATTCTGTTTGAGGAGAGCAATGTGGAAGAATCGGGGGTTGAGGCTTCTCCGGCGAGTTCACCCGAGGAGAATGCCGTCCTTGAATTGACCACTGCAGTG TTAGGTGACAACTCCCCTTCCACAGAGTCACAAGATGTATCCACAGAGGGTGAATCACATAGCAGGGATGTTTCAGGAGTATCAGCTCCTAGGAAATTGGAATTCCATACACTTGAACGGTCAGAGGGGTATCCTTCCACAATTTCAGGAGATGAATTGATAGAGGGTGACGCACAAAGAAAATATGACACGCGAGGATCAACTCCTATGCCAGTGGAATTGCATACATCTGAAGGCTCTGAGGGGTATCCTTCTACAAAAGCAGAAGATGAATTAACAGAGGGTAAAGAAGATAGACCAGATGTCATAGGAGCATCAACTCCTACTCCAGGGGAATCGCATGCATCTGAAGGCTCTGAGGGGTATCCTTCTACAAAGTCAGAAGATGAATTAACAGAGGGTACAGGAGATAGAACAGATGTCACAGGAGCATCAACTCCTACGCCCGTGGAATTGCCTACATCTGAAGGAACCAAGGGGTATCCATCTACAAAATCAGAAGATGAAGTTACAGAGGGTAAAGAATATAGAAGAGATGTCACAGGAGCTTCAACTCCTATGCCAGTGGAATTGCATAAAACTGAAGGCTCTAAGGGGTATTCTTCTACAAAGTCCGAAGAGGAATTAACAAGGGACAAAGAAGATAGAACAGATGTCACCGGAGCATCAACTCCTAGGACAGTTAAAGTGCATACTGTTGAAGGCTCTCAAAGATATCCCTCCACGAAGTCAGAGGATGAATTCACAGAGGGGAAAGCCCATCAAAGAGATGTCTCAGGAGCATCAACTGATAGCACAGAGGATATACATACTGTTGAAGCTATTGAGGAGAATGCTTCCATAATTTCAGCGGATGAATTTGCAGATGATAAGACACATAGAAGAGATGCCTCGGGAGAATTAGTTCCTAGAATAGTGGAATTACATTCAGTTGAAGGTGGTAAAAGAAAAGGAATTCCTGTAACAAAATCAGAAGCTCAATCCACAATGGTTGAAGAACAAAGAGATGCTTCAATGGCGTCGACCTCTATAACAGTCGAATCACATACAGTTGAAGGTGCTAAAGGAAAAGGAATTCCTGTAACGAAATCAGAAGATCAATCCACAATGGGTGAAGATCAAAGAGATGCTTCAAGGGCTTCGACCCCTATAACAGTAGAATCACATACAGTTGAAGGTGCTCAGGGGCATGGTTCCATAAAGTTAGAAGATAAATTTGCAGAGGGTAAACTAGTTAGAATAGATGTTTTAGAAGGAGCAACTCCCAGGACAGTGGAATTGCATAGAGTTGAACGTGCTGAGGATACCCCTTCGAAAAAGTCAGAAGATGAATTCACAGAGGATAGAGCACATAGAAGAAATGTTTCAGAAGCATCAACTCCTACAGTTGTTGAGTTGCACATAGTTGAAGGCACGGAAAG GGAGGACATCTCTGCACCATTACTTCTACTATCGACTGGTGCTGCATCATTACCGCATCCCTCAAAG GCATTGACAGGTGGGGAGGATGTTTACTTTGTTGCTTCTGGAAACTGGCTGGGGGTGGCTGATGGAGTTAGTCAATGGTCACTGGAAG GGATTAATCCTGGGGTATATGCCCGTGAACTCATGGAGAACTGTGTAAGGTTTCTATCCAATTGCAAAGGTATACCACTGACTAAACCAGAAGACATCCTTGTTAGAGCTGCTGCCCAAACAAAATCGCCTGGTTCATCTACAGTATTAATTGCTTACTTTGATGGTCAG GCCTTCCATGTGGCAAACATTGGTAATTCTGGATTTATTATAATCAGAAACGGTGCCGTTTTTAAGAGATCGTCTCCATTGATTCATGGCTTCAATTTCCCGCTACAAATTGTAAGAGGCGTTGATCCCTCAGAACTAATGGAG AGATACAGTATAGATTTGGATGAGGGAGATGTTATTGTCACTGCAACGGATGGCCTTTTTGACAACTTGTATGAGCAAGAAATCACTTCAATCGTAACAAAGTCATTCCAAAAGAGAATGAAACTACAG GACATAGCTAAGTTTTTGGCCACTAGTGCACAAGAGGTCGGGCAGTCTACTTCTAGAAGAAGCCCCTTCGCAGATGCAGTCGAGGCATATGGATATGTGGGATATACTGGTGGCAAGCTTGATGATGTGACTGTTATAGTGTCGCATGTACATAAGAAATGCAGCTGTTACTCACTGTAA
- the LOC101305949 gene encoding chlorophyll a-b binding protein CP24 10A, chloroplastic-like, with protein sequence MAATTGAMLNGLNSTFLCGGKRSQSLLSAGAAARVGGSVVAPKRFVVVAAAAKKSWIPAVKGGGNFIDPEWLDGSLPGDYGFDPLGLGKDPAFLKWYREAELIHGRWAMTAVVGIFVGQAWSGVPWFQAGADPSAVAPFSFGSLLGTQLLLMGWVESKRWVDFYNPESQSVEWATPWSKTAENFSNFTGEQGYPGGKFFDPLGLAGTIKDGVYIPDTEKLERLQLAEIKHSRLAMLAMLIFYFEAGQGKTPLGALGL encoded by the exons ATGGCTGCAACAACTGGTGCAATGCTTAATGGGTTGAACTCCACTTTCTTATGTGGAGGCAAGAGAAGCCAGAGCTTGTTGTCTGCTGGTGCTGCAGCTAGGGTTGGAGGCTCTGTTGTTGCTCCCAAGAGGTTCGTTGTTGTGGCTGCTGCCGCTAAGAAGTCTTGGATTCCCGCCGTCAAAGGTGGCGGCAACTTCATCGACCCCGAGTGGCTAGACGGCTC GCTTCCAGGTGACTATGGTTTCGACCCTCTAGGACTAGGAAAGGATCCAGCCTTCCTCAAGTGGTACAGAGAAGCTGAGCTGATCCACGGGCGGTGGGCAATGACAGCGGTGGTTGGCATCTTTGTAGGGCAAGCATGGAGTGGTGTCCCCTGGTTCCAAGCCGGAGCTGACCCTAGTGCAGTAGCGCCCTTCTCTTTTGGCTCCCTTCTTGGGACTCAGCTCTTGCTCATGGGTTGGGTGGAAAGCAAGAGATGGGTGGACTTCTACAACCCTGAGTCGCAGTCAGTGGAGTGGGCTACACCGTGGTCCAAGACTGCCGAGAACTTTTCCAACTTCACCGGCGAGCAAGGCTACCCAGGAGGCAAGTTTTTCGACCCTTTAGGCTTGGCCGGCACCATCAAGGACGGAGTGTACATCCCGGACACTGAGAAGTTGGAGAGACTGCAGTTGGCTGAGATCAAGCATTCAAGGCTTGCTATGTTGGCTATGCTAATTTTCTACTTTGAAGCTGGACAGGGGAAGACACCCCTTGGTGCTCTTGGCTTGTAA